Proteins from a single region of Pyrus communis chromosome 6, drPyrComm1.1, whole genome shotgun sequence:
- the LOC137736188 gene encoding uncharacterized protein, with translation MAGEQKSELIPVHTVSNPGESTNINAIPFGFRLSDSNFKVWSKMMEVHALGLGKLGYLTGKIPVIEEDAPGYARWSTEDAIVRGWLLKTMETHFLGLFIDLPTAKDIWESVTYMFYDGSDESQYYELLCKATRTRQDGCPVNLYFTKLKGVWQDLDKRRPLRMVCGADLKTRKEELAKDRVYDFLAGLDSGFDQVRSEILRMKPIPRIEECFN, from the coding sequence ATGGCTGGAGAACAAAAGTCAGAATTGATTCCCGTGCACACCGTGTCCAACCCAGGCGAGTCTACCAACATCAACGCTATTCCATTCGGGTTTCGGCTGAGTGACTCGAACTTCAAAGTTTGGTCGAAGATGATGGAGGTTCATGCTTTAGGGCTCGGCAAGCTAGGGTATCTAACAGGGAAAATTCCTGTGATCGAGGAAGATGCTCCGGGGTATGCGAGGTGGTCAACTGAAGACGCTATTGTGCGAGGATGGCTGCTAAAAACCATGGAAACACACTTTCTTGGTCTCTTTATAGACCTGCCCACGGCCAAGGATATCTGGGAGAGTGTCACCTATATGTTCTATGATGGTTCTGATGAGTCACAATATTATGAACTCCTATGCAAGGCTACACGGACAAGACAAGATGGTTGTCCGGTTAACCTGTACTTCACCAAATTGAAGGGTGTATGGCAGGACCTTGACAAGAGACGTCCTCTTCGTATGGTGTGTGGAGCGGATTTGAAAACTCGTAAAGAGGAACTTGCAAAGGATAGGGTGTATGATTTTCTTGCTGGGTTAGATAGTGGTTTTGACCAAGTTCGGAGTGAGATTCTAAGGATGAAGCCTATTCCTAGAATAGAAGAATGTTTTAATTAG